The Triticum aestivum cultivar Chinese Spring chromosome 3A, IWGSC CS RefSeq v2.1, whole genome shotgun sequence genome includes a region encoding these proteins:
- the LOC123058222 gene encoding uncharacterized protein, giving the protein MGDCRLKRCKCCNFTRGSMLEVVCVGGSSSQGLAPWTGELSQTTWTHQRQGLHAAKSKATAKKTGLDVVTEEAQAAGNREADYSVCTTGIPNSNSNITDDITMSSAKL; this is encoded by the exons ATGGGGGACTGCCGCTTGAAGAGATGCAAATGTTGCAACTTCACCAGAGGTTCTATGTTGGAAGTTGTGTGTGTCGGTGGTTCAAG TTCACAAGGATTGGCACCATGGACTGGAGAATTGTCGCAAACAACATGGACACACCAGAGGCAGGGGCTGCATGCTGCCAAGTCCAAGGCGACTGCCAAGAAGACTGGGCTCGATGTAGTGACCGAGGAGGCGCAGGCCGCAGG AAACAGAGAAGCTGATTATTCTGTTTGCACGACGGGTATCCCAAATTCTAATTCAAACATTACTGATGATATAACAATGTCGTCTGCCAAATTGTGA